One genomic window of Actinoalloteichus hoggarensis includes the following:
- the tpiA gene encoding triose-phosphate isomerase yields MAVRQPLIAGNWKMNLNHFEGISLTQKIAFSLPEKYFAKVEVAVIPPFTDIRSVQTLIDGDKLLLKHGAQDLSPHESGAYTGEVSGAMLAKLGCTYVIVGHSERRQYHAEDDDLVNKKVRAALKHGLTPILCVGEPLEVREAGGHVAHGRAQLIAALKGLKAEQVAQVVVAYEPVWAIGTGRVATPADAQEVCGELRAAITEKYGAEVGGTVRVLYGGSVKSGNIGELIAQADVDGALVGGASLDGDEFAKLCALAAGGPLP; encoded by the coding sequence ATGGCTGTACGTCAACCGCTCATCGCGGGCAACTGGAAGATGAACCTCAATCACTTCGAGGGCATCTCCCTGACGCAGAAGATCGCGTTCTCGCTGCCCGAGAAGTACTTCGCCAAGGTCGAGGTGGCGGTGATCCCGCCGTTCACCGACATTCGCAGCGTGCAGACGCTGATCGACGGCGACAAGCTGCTGCTCAAGCATGGCGCGCAGGATCTCTCGCCGCACGAGTCCGGTGCTTACACCGGCGAGGTGTCCGGCGCGATGCTCGCCAAGCTGGGCTGCACCTACGTGATCGTGGGGCACTCGGAGCGGCGGCAGTACCACGCCGAGGACGACGACCTGGTCAACAAGAAGGTGCGGGCCGCGCTCAAGCACGGCCTGACGCCGATCCTGTGCGTCGGTGAGCCGCTGGAGGTTCGTGAGGCGGGGGGGCACGTCGCGCACGGCCGCGCCCAGCTCATCGCGGCTCTCAAGGGACTCAAGGCCGAACAGGTCGCTCAGGTCGTGGTGGCCTACGAGCCGGTGTGGGCCATCGGCACGGGTCGCGTCGCCACGCCCGCCGACGCCCAGGAGGTGTGCGGCGAGCTTCGGGCCGCCATCACCGAGAAGTACGGTGCCGAGGTCGGCGGAACGGTCCGGGTCCTCTACGGTGGTTCCGTCAAGTCCGGGAACATCGGTGAGCTGATCGCGCAGGCCGATGTGGACGGTGCCCTGGTGGGCGGCGCCAGCCTGGACGGCGACGAGTTCGCTAAGCTCTGCGCGCTCGCAGCGGGCGGACCGCTGCCCTGA
- the secG gene encoding preprotein translocase subunit SecG — protein MRLFLHVMLVISSLALILLVLLHKGRGGGLSSLFGGGMQSTLSGSNVAEKNLDRITYFTAAIWVICIVAVGLLVRIDA, from the coding sequence ATGAGACTCTTCCTGCACGTCATGCTGGTGATCTCCAGCCTGGCTCTGATCCTGCTCGTCCTGCTGCACAAGGGTCGCGGGGGCGGCTTGTCGTCGTTGTTCGGCGGCGGGATGCAGTCGACCTTGTCCGGATCTAACGTCGCGGAGAAGAATCTCGACCGGATCACGTATTTCACGGCCGCGATCTGGGTCATCTGCATCGTGGCGGTGGGTCTGCTGGTCCGGATCGACGCTTGA
- a CDS encoding RNA polymerase-binding protein RbpA, which translates to MAGGNAIRGTRVGAGPIGESERGESAPRRRVSYWCANGHEVRPSFAVDADEPEFWDCPRCGCPAGRDEEQPPAPPRNEPYKTHLAYVKERRSDSDGKAILDEALKRLRERRGE; encoded by the coding sequence ATGGCTGGTGGTAACGCGATCAGAGGCACGCGAGTCGGCGCGGGCCCGATAGGCGAGTCGGAGCGAGGGGAGTCGGCGCCTCGGCGTCGAGTCTCCTACTGGTGTGCGAACGGCCACGAGGTGCGGCCCTCGTTCGCGGTCGACGCGGACGAGCCGGAGTTCTGGGACTGTCCGCGCTGCGGGTGCCCCGCAGGTCGTGACGAGGAACAGCCTCCGGCACCGCCGCGCAACGAGCCGTACAAGACGCACCTTGCGTACGTGAAGGAACGGCGCAGCGACTCCGACGGCAAGGCGATCCTCGACGAGGCGCTCAAGCGACTGCGCGAGCGCCGAGGCGAGTAG
- a CDS encoding DUF2267 domain-containing protein, whose amino-acid sequence MRHDEFIGQVQARARLSSRGEAETATRAALETLGERVPEQAADHLADQLPTEIAEHLRRTEVMGGLGTGERFDLAEFIRRVAQRGHMHEPDAVYRSRVVLEVTGEATEGVMDKVRHQLPEELRTLIDSGSSGTLR is encoded by the coding sequence ATGAGACATGACGAGTTCATCGGCCAGGTGCAGGCACGGGCACGGCTGTCCAGCCGAGGCGAGGCGGAGACGGCGACCAGGGCCGCCCTGGAGACACTCGGCGAGCGGGTGCCGGAGCAGGCCGCCGACCACCTGGCCGACCAGCTGCCCACGGAGATCGCCGAGCACCTGCGCCGCACCGAGGTCATGGGCGGACTCGGCACGGGCGAGCGGTTCGATCTGGCGGAGTTCATCCGCCGCGTCGCCCAGCGCGGCCACATGCACGAGCCGGACGCCGTCTACCGCTCGCGCGTGGTGCTGGAGGTGACCGGTGAGGCGACCGAGGGCGTGATGGACAAGGTGCGACACCAGCTGCCCGAGGAGCTGCGGACGTTGATCGACTCCGGCAGCAGCGGGACACTGCGCTGA
- a CDS encoding FAD-dependent monooxygenase has product MIGVDPPCSRRWRCRGLSRRVRDPCAHSVEHAGQRFAACDITTPEATGMLVTVDGATTWIFHTAAEPTESGAARFTPRRCRELVRAAVGSRDLDVAVLSILPWQPRGLLADRFGEGRVLLIGDAAHAVPPVGAFGLNTGIADAHNLAWKLAAVLDGRAGSALVATYQTERRPVAAFALEQSLLRLHEPRLHWEQGPQAAAARAEAGAANASVVHLGYRYDSTAVVDARPEPPSWEHAELNLDGAPGSRLPHAWLESAGPRRSTLDLVRSEFTLLTGPAGSPWLQAAEQASARLGLPMTTHQLEVATSPGDPTRRWPGIAGIAEDGALLVRPDQFIAWRRNTLPDQPSEELTRALRRVLAREQPADAE; this is encoded by the coding sequence ATGATCGGGGTGGACCCGCCCTGTTCACGCCGATGGCGGTGTCGTGGTCTCTCCCGCCGTGTCCGAGACCCGTGCGCCCACTCCGTCGAGCATGCAGGCCAGCGATTCGCCGCCTGCGACATCACGACTCCGGAGGCGACCGGAATGCTGGTCACCGTCGACGGAGCGACGACCTGGATCTTTCACACCGCCGCCGAGCCGACTGAAAGCGGGGCGGCGCGGTTCACACCACGACGATGCCGCGAGCTGGTCCGCGCCGCAGTGGGCAGTCGTGACCTCGACGTGGCGGTGCTGAGCATCCTCCCGTGGCAACCGCGCGGCCTGCTCGCCGACCGTTTCGGGGAGGGTCGGGTCCTCCTGATCGGAGACGCGGCGCATGCGGTGCCGCCGGTCGGGGCGTTCGGCTTGAACACCGGCATCGCCGACGCGCACAACCTGGCCTGGAAGCTGGCAGCCGTGCTCGACGGCCGCGCGGGCAGCGCCCTGGTGGCGACCTACCAGACGGAGCGGCGACCGGTCGCGGCATTCGCGTTGGAACAGTCCCTGCTGCGGCTGCACGAGCCGCGACTGCACTGGGAGCAGGGCCCACAAGCCGCCGCCGCCCGCGCGGAGGCAGGCGCCGCGAACGCGTCGGTCGTGCACCTCGGGTACCGCTACGACTCGACCGCGGTGGTCGACGCGCGACCCGAACCGCCCTCGTGGGAACACGCCGAGCTCAACCTCGACGGGGCCCCGGGCTCGCGCCTGCCGCACGCCTGGTTGGAGAGCGCCGGACCGCGACGCTCGACACTCGACCTGGTCCGATCCGAGTTCACCCTCCTCACCGGCCCTGCGGGCTCGCCATGGCTCCAGGCGGCGGAGCAGGCTTCGGCCCGTCTCGGTCTGCCCATGACGACACACCAGCTCGAGGTCGCGACGAGCCCGGGCGATCCCACCCGCCGATGGCCGGGTATCGCGGGAATCGCCGAGGACGGAGCACTGCTGGTGCGGCCGGATCAGTTCATCGCCTGGCGACGGAACACGCTGCCCGATCAGCCGAGCGAGGAACTGACCAGGGCACTCCGCCGGGTGCTCGCCCGCGAGCAGCCTGCCGACGCCGAGTGA
- the pgl gene encoding 6-phosphogluconolactonase — MSRAELVVHQTGELLADAVAARLLTVLVDAQAERGRASLVLTGGRTGGAVLAALRTSLARDAVDWSAVDFYWGDERFLPAGDPERNETLAREALLDHLPIDPARVHPMAASDGPLGDDPDAAAAAYAEVLAGAVGRREGESVPAFDVCLLGVGEEGHTASIFPDSPAVHERRLGVVAVRDCPKPPPTRISLTLPAIRASAQVWLITTGAGKAEAVSAALRDADEVAVPAAGARGRQRTLWIVDSAAAALPDGGPPR; from the coding sequence GTGAGCAGGGCTGAGCTGGTCGTCCACCAGACTGGAGAGCTGCTGGCCGACGCCGTCGCGGCGCGGCTGCTCACGGTGTTGGTGGACGCGCAGGCCGAACGGGGCCGGGCGTCCCTCGTCCTCACCGGGGGGCGCACCGGCGGAGCGGTGCTGGCCGCGTTGCGCACCTCGTTGGCTCGGGACGCCGTGGACTGGTCGGCGGTCGACTTCTACTGGGGCGACGAACGATTCCTGCCCGCCGGGGACCCCGAGCGCAACGAGACGCTCGCTCGGGAGGCCCTGCTCGACCATCTCCCGATCGATCCGGCCAGGGTGCACCCGATGGCCGCCTCGGACGGCCCCCTCGGCGATGATCCGGACGCCGCGGCGGCCGCCTACGCCGAGGTCCTGGCGGGGGCGGTCGGCCGGCGCGAGGGCGAGTCGGTGCCCGCGTTCGACGTCTGTCTGCTGGGAGTCGGCGAGGAGGGACACACCGCCTCGATCTTCCCCGACTCCCCCGCCGTGCACGAGCGGCGGCTCGGCGTCGTCGCGGTGCGAGACTGCCCGAAGCCGCCGCCCACCCGGATCTCCCTGACGCTGCCCGCCATTCGCGCCTCGGCGCAGGTGTGGCTGATCACGACGGGAGCGGGCAAGGCCGAGGCGGTCTCGGCGGCGCTGCGGGACGCCGACGAGGTCGCGGTGCCCGCCGCGGGCGCGCGGGGCAGGCAGCGCACGCTGTGGATCGTGGACTCCGCCGCGGCGGCCCTGCCGGACGGCGGCCCGCCGCGCTGA
- the opcA gene encoding glucose-6-phosphate dehydrogenase assembly protein OpcA — MIIDLPSTTTSKVNKKLVELRETGGAVALGRVLTLAIITDDGAQAEEAIAAANEASREHPCRVVLIAKGARRAAARLDAQIRIGGDAGASEVIMLRLYGPLADEGASCLVPLLLPDAPVVAWWPYETPKVPAEDPIGRLAHRRITDAKSERNPVKALEHRAAVYADGDTDLAWTRLTSWRALLATALDLPPHEKVESATVTGRADSPSTTLLAAWLASALGVPVTRVRAQDGQGIVSVVLQRRSGQIVLERPNGQFATLTQPGQPDRRLTLHRRSIRDCLIEELRRLDPDEIYSQTLQALPKVEGGSAGASTSRRGTGSRTRTKTATAGKSAGRAGGKTTARTAAAAPAATSPVAGTGTTRSRRTAEPKPSRRGSTAAARSRSRAKNGEDTAGEQG, encoded by the coding sequence GTGATCATCGACCTGCCCTCGACAACCACGTCCAAGGTCAACAAGAAGCTCGTCGAACTGCGGGAGACCGGCGGCGCCGTCGCGCTCGGCCGGGTCCTCACCCTCGCCATCATCACCGATGACGGGGCGCAGGCCGAGGAGGCCATCGCGGCGGCGAACGAGGCGAGCCGGGAGCACCCCTGCCGGGTCGTGCTCATCGCCAAGGGTGCCCGCCGGGCGGCGGCCCGGCTGGACGCCCAGATCCGGATCGGGGGCGACGCGGGGGCCAGTGAGGTGATCATGCTGCGGCTCTACGGCCCGCTGGCCGACGAGGGCGCCAGCTGCCTCGTGCCGCTGCTGCTGCCGGACGCACCCGTCGTCGCCTGGTGGCCGTACGAGACGCCGAAGGTGCCCGCCGAGGACCCGATCGGCCGACTGGCGCATCGGCGGATCACCGACGCGAAGTCGGAACGCAATCCGGTCAAGGCCCTGGAGCATCGGGCCGCCGTCTACGCCGACGGCGACACGGATCTGGCCTGGACCCGGCTGACGTCGTGGCGGGCGCTGCTGGCCACGGCGCTGGACCTGCCGCCGCACGAGAAGGTGGAGTCGGCGACGGTCACCGGCCGGGCCGACTCGCCGTCCACGACGCTGCTGGCCGCCTGGCTGGCCTCGGCGTTGGGCGTGCCGGTGACCCGGGTCCGCGCCCAGGACGGCCAGGGCATCGTCTCGGTGGTGCTTCAGCGGCGCTCCGGTCAGATCGTGCTGGAGCGGCCCAACGGTCAGTTCGCCACGCTCACCCAGCCGGGCCAGCCCGACCGGCGGCTCACCCTGCACCGCCGCTCGATCCGGGACTGCCTGATCGAGGAGCTGCGCAGGCTGGACCCGGACGAGATCTACTCCCAGACCCTGCAGGCGCTGCCGAAGGTGGAGGGCGGTTCGGCGGGGGCGTCGACGAGCAGGCGCGGCACAGGCAGCCGTACCCGGACGAAGACGGCCACGGCGGGCAAGTCGGCGGGCCGGGCAGGAGGCAAGACGACGGCGAGGACGGCGGCGGCCGCCCCGGCGGCGACCTCTCCGGTGGCGGGCACGGGCACCACGCGCAGCCGCCGGACGGCCGAGCCCAAGCCCAGCAGGCGAGGGTCGACGGCGGCGGCCCGCAGCAGGAGTCGCGCCAAGAACGGAGAGGACACCGCGGGTGAGCAGGGCTGA
- the zwf gene encoding glucose-6-phosphate dehydrogenase has product MSVTRKQWRNPLRDDRDKRLPRIAGPCGLVIFGVTGDLSRRKLMPAIYDLANRGLLPPGFALTGFARRDWNGEDFSKVVHDAVREHARTPFRQDVWDRLAEGLRFVQGSFDDDEAFDRLAETVRELDEVRGTGGNHAFYLSVPPKAFPLVCRQLARSGLSTATTGTDQWRRVVIEKPFGHDLHSAQDLNRIVNEVFPEESVFRIDHYLGKETVQNILALRFANQLFEPLWNAHYVDHVQITMAEDIGLGGRAGYYDGIGAARDVIQNHLLQLLALTAMEEPVSFHPKALRTEKVKVLAATRPMAPFTETTARGQYTGGWQGGQKVPGLLDEGGFASDSVTETYAAMTMEVNTRRWAGVPFYLRSGKRLGRRVTEIAVVFKRAPHLPFDATATEELGENALVIRVQPDEGVTMRFGSKVPGTAMQIRDVTMDFGYGHAFTEDSPEAYERLLLDVLLGEPSLFPMNEEVELSWRILDPVLASWHAEGVPEPYAAGTWGPPSADRMLARTGRHWRRP; this is encoded by the coding sequence GTGAGCGTCACCCGGAAGCAATGGCGCAACCCGCTGCGGGACGATCGGGACAAGCGGCTGCCGCGTATCGCGGGTCCCTGCGGCCTGGTGATCTTCGGGGTCACCGGCGACCTGTCCCGCCGGAAGCTGATGCCCGCGATCTACGACCTCGCCAATCGGGGTCTGCTTCCACCGGGCTTCGCGCTCACCGGCTTCGCCCGACGGGACTGGAACGGCGAGGACTTCTCCAAGGTCGTCCACGATGCCGTGCGGGAGCACGCCAGGACGCCGTTCCGGCAGGACGTCTGGGACCGGCTCGCCGAGGGTCTGCGCTTCGTCCAGGGCAGCTTCGACGACGACGAGGCCTTCGACCGCCTCGCCGAGACGGTCCGTGAGCTGGACGAGGTGCGCGGCACCGGCGGTAACCACGCCTTCTACCTCTCCGTGCCGCCGAAGGCCTTCCCGCTGGTGTGCAGGCAGCTGGCCCGCTCGGGACTCTCGACCGCGACGACGGGCACCGATCAATGGCGGCGGGTGGTGATCGAGAAGCCGTTCGGCCACGACCTGCACAGCGCGCAGGACCTGAACCGGATCGTCAACGAGGTCTTCCCCGAGGAGTCGGTGTTCCGCATCGATCACTACCTCGGCAAGGAGACGGTGCAGAACATCCTCGCCCTGCGCTTCGCCAACCAGCTCTTCGAGCCGCTGTGGAACGCGCACTACGTCGACCACGTGCAGATCACCATGGCCGAGGACATCGGCCTCGGCGGGCGGGCCGGCTACTACGACGGGATCGGCGCGGCGCGCGACGTCATCCAGAACCACCTTCTCCAGCTCTTGGCGCTGACCGCCATGGAGGAGCCGGTCTCCTTCCATCCCAAGGCGCTGCGCACGGAGAAGGTGAAGGTGCTGGCCGCCACCCGCCCGATGGCGCCGTTCACCGAGACGACCGCCCGAGGGCAGTACACGGGCGGCTGGCAGGGCGGGCAGAAGGTGCCCGGTCTGCTGGACGAGGGCGGCTTCGCCTCCGACTCGGTGACCGAGACCTATGCGGCGATGACCATGGAGGTCAACACACGGCGCTGGGCCGGGGTGCCGTTCTACCTGCGCAGCGGCAAGCGGCTGGGCAGACGGGTGACCGAGATCGCCGTGGTGTTCAAGCGGGCGCCCCACCTGCCGTTCGACGCCACGGCGACGGAGGAGCTGGGCGAGAACGCGCTGGTCATCAGGGTCCAGCCCGACGAGGGCGTGACGATGCGCTTCGGATCGAAGGTGCCGGGCACCGCGATGCAGATCCGCGACGTGACGATGGACTTCGGCTACGGGCACGCCTTCACCGAGGACTCCCCCGAGGCCTACGAGCGGCTGCTGCTCGACGTGCTGCTGGGCGAGCCCTCGCTGTTCCCGATGAACGAAGAGGTCGAGCTGTCCTGGCGGATCCTCGACCCGGTGCTCGCGTCCTGGCACGCCGAGGGCGTTCCCGAGCCCTACGCGGCGGGCACGTGGGGTCCGCCCTCCGCTGATCGAATGCTCGCGAGAACAGGAAGGCACTGGAGGCGGCCGTGA
- a CDS encoding glucose-6-phosphate isomerase: protein MTEVDNTALSVVIGDGPWAQEAGELADRLAAEAVAGELTAGNPTLWGADAESEAAVRLAWTTLPKTSRPLLGEIAALRGELHAEGVDRVVLAGMGGSSLAPEVITAAAGVPLTVLDTTDPGQVADALAGDLSRTVLVVSSKSGSTVETDSHRRIFEHAFEAAGIAAASRIVVVTDPESPLETAARAAGYRHVFRADPHVGGRYSALTAFGLVPAGLAGADVEKLLAEAASAAPVLAADERDNPALLLAGALGAALARGAEKVVFADNDSGLPGFADWAEQLIAESTGKDGTGLLPVVVEGVSAPNFVDAGDDATTVALGSPDAAATVTVSGSLGASFLLWEYATAIAGRLLGINPFDQPDVEAAKVAARSLLDSPSGATAPTPLLVDGPVEAYVTGSWRPPEGAGLDELIGAFVAAVPEKGYLSLQAYLDREQDASAAVLRRELARNTGVQTTFGWGPRFLHSTGQYHKGGHQNGAFLQITGVAEEDLPVPGRPYSLATLQLAQALGDATVLADRDRPVLRLHLTDRLAGIARLAQTVQGVSR from the coding sequence ATGACCGAGGTGGACAACACGGCCCTGTCGGTCGTGATCGGCGACGGGCCGTGGGCGCAGGAGGCCGGCGAACTCGCCGACCGCCTCGCGGCGGAGGCCGTGGCCGGGGAGCTGACGGCAGGCAATCCGACGCTGTGGGGAGCCGACGCCGAGTCCGAGGCAGCCGTGCGACTGGCCTGGACGACCCTGCCCAAGACCTCCCGGCCGCTGCTCGGCGAGATCGCCGCGCTGCGCGGTGAACTGCATGCCGAGGGCGTCGACCGGGTGGTGCTGGCCGGGATGGGCGGCTCCTCACTGGCGCCCGAGGTGATCACCGCCGCCGCGGGCGTCCCGCTGACGGTGCTGGACACCACCGACCCCGGCCAGGTGGCCGACGCGCTGGCGGGCGACCTGTCCCGCACCGTGCTGGTCGTGTCCTCCAAGTCGGGCTCCACCGTGGAGACCGACAGTCATCGGCGGATCTTCGAGCACGCCTTCGAGGCGGCGGGCATCGCGGCCGCCTCGCGGATCGTCGTGGTCACCGACCCGGAGTCGCCGCTGGAGACGGCGGCCCGTGCGGCGGGCTACCGGCACGTCTTCCGGGCCGACCCCCACGTGGGCGGCCGCTACTCGGCGCTCACCGCCTTCGGACTGGTGCCCGCCGGGCTGGCGGGTGCCGACGTCGAGAAGCTGCTGGCGGAGGCCGCCTCGGCCGCCCCGGTGCTGGCGGCCGACGAGCGGGACAATCCGGCGCTGCTGCTGGCGGGCGCCCTGGGCGCGGCGCTGGCCCGCGGCGCGGAGAAGGTCGTGTTCGCCGACAACGACTCCGGGCTGCCCGGCTTCGCCGACTGGGCCGAGCAGCTCATCGCGGAGTCGACCGGCAAGGACGGCACCGGGCTCCTTCCGGTGGTGGTGGAGGGCGTGTCCGCGCCGAACTTCGTGGACGCGGGCGACGACGCCACGACGGTAGCCCTGGGTTCGCCGGACGCCGCGGCGACGGTGACGGTGTCGGGTTCGCTGGGGGCGTCCTTCCTGCTCTGGGAGTACGCCACCGCGATCGCGGGCAGGCTGCTGGGCATCAATCCGTTCGACCAGCCCGACGTGGAGGCGGCCAAGGTCGCCGCCCGATCGCTGCTGGACTCGCCCTCCGGGGCGACGGCGCCGACGCCGCTGCTGGTCGACGGGCCGGTCGAGGCGTATGTCACGGGGTCCTGGCGGCCGCCGGAGGGCGCGGGCCTGGACGAGCTGATCGGGGCGTTCGTGGCGGCGGTACCCGAGAAGGGCTATCTGTCGCTCCAGGCCTACCTGGACCGCGAGCAGGATGCCTCGGCGGCGGTGCTGCGTCGCGAACTGGCCAGGAACACCGGGGTGCAGACCACGTTCGGCTGGGGCCCGCGCTTCCTGCACTCCACCGGCCAGTACCACAAGGGCGGGCATCAGAACGGCGCGTTCCTCCAGATCACCGGCGTCGCGGAGGAGGACCTCCCGGTTCCGGGTCGGCCCTACAGCCTGGCCACGCTGCAACTCGCCCAGGCCCTCGGCGATGCGACGGTGCTGGCCGACCGGGACAGGCCGGTGCTGCGGCTGCACCTGACCGACCGGCTCGCGGGCATCGCCCGCTTGGCGCAGACGGTGCAGGGAGTGAGCCGGTGA
- the tal gene encoding transaldolase, producing the protein MSSNDPLAALSEAGVSIWLDDLSRERMDSGNLDTLIRDRHLVGVTTNPTIFAAALAKGTAYDEQVAELAARGASVETAVHEITTADVRRACDVFRPTWEATDRVDGRVSLEVDPRLAHDSTATEAEATALWQAVDRPNLFIKIPATVEGVPAITRTLANGISVNVTLIFSVDRYREVMDAFLEGLEQAKANGHDLRSITSVASFFVSRVDSEVDKRLDALGTPAAEALRGKAAIANARLAFAAYEEVFSSERWQALAEAGARPQRPLWASTGVKDPAYSDTRYVDELVTSGVVNTMPEKTLLAAADHATVAGDTVRGTGSASQEVFDALTREGVDIDDVYVVLENEGVTKFEKSWEELLETVAAQLTKAKDSTR; encoded by the coding sequence ATGAGCAGCAACGATCCGCTGGCCGCGTTGTCCGAGGCGGGGGTGTCGATCTGGCTCGACGACCTGTCCCGCGAGCGGATGGACTCCGGCAATCTCGACACGCTCATCCGAGATCGTCACCTCGTCGGCGTCACGACGAACCCGACGATCTTCGCCGCCGCGCTCGCGAAGGGCACCGCCTACGACGAGCAGGTCGCCGAGCTGGCGGCCCGCGGCGCGTCGGTGGAGACGGCCGTCCACGAGATCACCACCGCCGACGTCCGACGCGCCTGCGACGTGTTCCGGCCGACGTGGGAGGCCACCGACCGCGTCGACGGCCGCGTCTCCCTCGAGGTCGACCCGCGGCTGGCCCACGACAGCACGGCCACCGAGGCGGAGGCGACCGCGCTGTGGCAGGCGGTCGACCGGCCCAACCTCTTCATCAAGATCCCCGCCACCGTCGAGGGCGTCCCGGCGATCACCCGCACCCTGGCCAACGGGATCAGCGTGAACGTGACGCTGATCTTCTCGGTCGACCGCTACCGCGAGGTCATGGACGCCTTCCTCGAAGGGCTGGAGCAGGCGAAGGCCAACGGCCACGACCTGCGCTCCATCACCTCGGTGGCCTCGTTCTTCGTGTCGCGGGTGGACAGCGAGGTCGACAAGCGGCTCGACGCGCTGGGCACCCCGGCGGCCGAGGCGCTGCGCGGCAAGGCCGCCATCGCCAACGCCCGGCTCGCCTTCGCCGCCTACGAGGAGGTCTTCTCCTCCGAACGCTGGCAGGCGCTGGCCGAGGCGGGCGCGCGCCCCCAGCGCCCGCTGTGGGCGTCGACCGGGGTGAAGGACCCGGCCTACTCCGACACCCGCTACGTCGACGAGCTGGTGACGTCGGGCGTGGTCAACACCATGCCGGAGAAGACCCTGCTCGCCGCCGCCGACCACGCGACGGTGGCAGGGGACACCGTGCGGGGCACCGGCTCGGCTTCCCAGGAGGTGTTCGACGCCCTGACCCGGGAGGGCGTGGACATCGACGACGTCTACGTCGTGTTGGAGAACGAGGGCGTGACCAAGTTCGAGAAGTCGTGGGAAGAACTCCTGGAGACCGTGGCCGCTCAGTTGACGAAGGCGAAGGACAGCACTCGATGA